CCGCTGACGCACGTCTCCACCTTCCGGCCGCGCGTGCCTcaccgcccgctcgccgcgctgccCTGCCCGCCGGCCCGCTTCCCCCTCgcctgctcgccggccggccgcgcctcccCGACCGTCCGCCCGCCCGCCAACCGCGCGTCCCCGCCGGAGCTCGGCCGGAGGTCCATTCGCATCCGCAGGAGCTCGGCTGGAGATCGATTCGCGTCCATGGAGGTCGATTCGCTCTGCTGGAGGTCGATTCGCGACTGCTTCATCGTCGCTTGGAGCTGGAGCCTCACCGGAGCGCCACCAAACAGGTTATTTTGGGGAGCACGAGTGTCCGGGGCGGGAGTTCTTGGGAGCGAGGAGCGGAGCGAGGTCATTTTTGAGCGCTGCCAAACGCGCCAGCTTTGCTTTGGGCCCTCCGTCGTCCTGCCCTGTTCGTCCGTGTGCTGCGGGAGCCCAAGCAGCCGCGGTTTTGGGTGTCTGTGGATCTGGATTGGCGACACCAGGGGAAGCCTCGGCAAcgcttcttgtttttttttcttatgaaATATGCTATGCCAGATGCCACTGCTATGaaatccaaattttccatcCTTGTTGCCATCGCCATACATACATTTTGGAATCTGATGGACTGCTCCTCATTCGCTTTTTTTATAACCCCTATGGGATGCCTTCTCCGCTAAGCAGTAAACAGTAGTGAGCATTATCGGAGCCCCAGCTAGCGCCCATTAGAAATCCACACAAACATTATCAGAGCTGGTGCGTGCTTGGTGGTGAGACCAGCTTACCCCGGTCGTCGGTGGGCATGGCTGAATCGGTGGTGGATGCCGCGCTTGCCGTGGTCAAATCCACCGTGGCCGCGGGGGTGGCACTGCAGCTCGGAGTGAAGGCTAGTCACCTGGAGGACATCAAGAGTGACCTGGAGCTGTTCAAGACTTACCTCACGACCACCGACGAGGAGCGCGGCCAGGACAAGATGAAGATGGAAAGGGTCTGGGCGCGCCATGTCCGCGACGTCGCCTACGATGTGGAGGACTACATGGAGGACTGCCGCATTCATCTGGCCAATTGGTCGTGGTGGTCCCCCTCCAACATCCTCAAGTGGTGCCGCATCGCCGGCGAGATGGAGGAGCTGAGAAGCAAGGTGCGCAGCGCGTGGAAAAGTAGAAAACTCTGCAGCTCCATGGCTGCTCCTCACAGTCAAGCTGAATCTGCGCTCAGTCCGGGTACAGAGAGCTCCATGGCGCCAGTGCAGGAGGCTGGCGCCTTCTTCAGATGTCGAGTCCATGATCTGAACAAGCCATCTGGAGTTGGCCTCACCAAGCTGCTGTCTGGCCAAGACAGCTCGCTTATGGTAGCCTCCATCTGTGTGAGAGCGACAGCAATGAACACATTAGTTGGGGAAGCCTATGATGGTCTTGTCGCGACCGGCCAGTTCCCACATGCCATGCCTGGGTGACACTACAGCATCCTTCCAATCTGGGCGAGTTCATCCGCAGCATGCTCAGGCAATTCCAGTCATCCGCTTCTCAACAAGAGAAAAAGGTTTGTATTTCTGTACACTCGTTTTTTCTTTTACTATATATAATCATCAGTAGGGGATAACCCCCTCctgttttctcaaaaaaaaaaaaaggttctgGAGGGTGCGGCCATAGTCGATGTGCTACAAAGTATAGACACCATGTGCGAGATACAACTGATCATTCGGGCCCTGGATGGAATCCTTCAACACAAGAGGTACCTGCTCGTCATTAACGACACATCCACAAGGGAAGAATGGAATTCCATCAAGCTATATTTGCGGCCGGACATCAAGAATGCAAATAGGATCATAGTCACTTCCCTGGATGAGGGAGTAGCTAGATATTGTGCCGGCGGGCTGACAAGCAGCTCCTTCTGCCTCTCCGTTGGTACTGCAACTCTTCCTGCCTTCTGCAACATGGTAAGTTTGTATATCCatttggatatttatttttccaCCGGCCATTTTCCAATTTCGTTCTAGCTAGTATGCGATGGTTATTGTACTTGTGCCTCTTTCGATCAGTGGTATCTTTTTCCCCATAAATCACCCTTCACGAAAACTCTTATTACATAAGTGATTCGCGTCTTCCAATGTACAAGTAAATACTCTAGTCAGAACCAATATCTTTGAGACTTGTCCCTATATATTCCACTGTAGGTCTTTGGCCC
The nucleotide sequence above comes from Panicum virgatum strain AP13 chromosome 3K, P.virgatum_v5, whole genome shotgun sequence. Encoded proteins:
- the LOC120701042 gene encoding uncharacterized protein LOC120701042, which encodes MAESVVDAALAVVKSTVAAGVALQLGVKASHLEDIKSDLELFKTYLTTTDEERGQDKMKMERVWARHVRDVAYDVEDYMEDCRIHLANWSWWSPSNILKWCRIAGEMEELRSKVRSAWKSRKLCSSMAAPHSQAESALSPGTESSMAPVQEAGAFFRCRVHDLNKPSGVGLTKLLSGQDSSLMVASICVRATAMNTLVGEAYDGLVATGQFPHAMPG